Part of the uncultured Methanobrevibacter sp. genome, CTGCAGTTTTTGTTCGTTGCCAGGAAGTATTATAATATTTGGAATATTGGTCTGCATTGATGTCACTTAGAAATGCAGTATTTAATCCAGCTAAAAACATTCCCTGTGTATGTTTTAAAGTATAGCTAGTTAAATAATCAAGTCCAAAAGCTAAATTTTCTATATCTTGTGAGGTGACTTTAGAATTAATAATAGCATATGATTGAAGTATTTCAAAGTTATTATTTGAATTATATTTTGGATGAGTTCCATAAGTTATTGTTTCTACTTTTTCAATGAGATTGTTTTTTGTTTTGAAAATAGTATTGATTTTTTCATTAGTTATGTCTCCAATGATGTTTTCTCGATTGGAGTTTAAGTTTATTGTTTTATTAGTTGATGTAAATTTTATAGGGTTTATTTTATTGTTTGTAAGTTTAACATAATTTAAATTTAAACTGTTTTCAGGATTTAAATTATTAGCTAGTGCTAAATTATATTTAATTCCATATTCATCAAAACCAGTTGTATTAAATAAAATACTTGCTCTTATCTCACCATTTTCAATATAATTGATTCTTTCAGCTATTTTACCTTCTTTATTTATAGTAACTCCAAATTGTCCAATATGTCTTTCAGCTTTGTTATAATATTTGATGTAAGTGTAATTTTCATTAGAATGGATTAAAATCCCACTGTCTTTTTGAATACGGATTGTTTTTCCTGTTTTAAGTTTATCTTTTCCAAAAGGTATAAAAATATATTTATCATTTATTAGAACACTGGTTTTATTTTCTATTACATAATTCGTAAGTGTAAATTTTTTTAATCCATTGTTAACTTCGAAAATTTGATATTTTGGTAATTTTACAATTCCTTTTTCTCCTAATTTTACACTATAATTATTTTTAGCTTCTACTTTTGGAAGTGTTACATTTACATAGTTGGGAATAGCTATTTCATAAGTAAATTCGTTATTTAATTCTTTTGATGTGTTTGTTATATTGTGGATAAGTATTTTATTTCCAATTTGCGTATTGTTGTGATATGTTGTTATTATGTATTCTCCAGGATTTAAATTAATATTTAAAGATGCAATACTGTTTAAATTAGTAATTTTATTATAAAATACTCCGTTTATATTAAATGTAATGTTTTCACCAGCACCTACTGGTTTTCCTTGGTTGTCTGTTATGAATGCTTTAAAAACACTTCCATCTTTATAGTTCATTTCTAAATCTTTACTTTCTATTGTTGATTTAACTGTAATATTATTTGAAACAAGACAGTTATTATGTATCGCAGTTATAATATAATGTCCTGGATTTAAATTAATATTTAATGATGCATAACCTGTATTGTCTGAAGTTCTTGTGTAAAATACTCCATTTATATTAAAACTTACATTTGTATATTTGGAATAACTGCCATTAGGATTATGTAAATAAACAGAATATGCTTTCTTGTTTTTGTAATATTTAACTAAATTTGAGTTTGCACTTATTGTTGGTAAAACTGTTACTTTATTGGATTTTTCTTCATTAGTTTTTGGATTGTGTGCTGTTATAATATAATGTCCTGGATTTAGATTAATATTTAATTTAGCTAGTCCATTTGAATTGGTAGTTCTTGTGTAAAATACTCCGTTTATATTAAAATTTACTTCTTGATTAACTATAGGATTCCCATGATTATCACTGAATTTTGCATAATATTGTGAACTGTTTTTGTAATATTTAGTAAGATCTCCTCCATTTATTGTAGATTTGATATTTATTTTAGATATGGAACTTGCAGAATGGTAAAAATCACATCCCTCAAATATCACATTTGCAATGTACTCTCCAGATTCTAAATTTAGAGATAATATTGCTTGACCGTTGGAATTAGTTATTCGAGTATAATTTATTCCATTAATATTTATTATTACCTTGGCATTGCTTATTGGATGGTGCATGTTATTGTTATTATCTGTTAGAGTTGCTATGAGTTTACTTCCGTCTTTATAATACATTTCAACAGGTGGTGAGCTAATTATTGTACTGGTTTTAGGTTTTGAAATGTCATTATCTGAAGATATTGCTTCTTTTGTTTGAATTTCAGAAGGTATTTCTAAGTTGTTATTTAATGTTTGAGTTTCATTTTCAGCTGTTGTGGCACAAACAGTGCCTGTTAAAAAAATAAATAGGAAAATGAAACCTATCATACTTATTTTTCTAATCATAATATCTACCAACTGTTAACTTTTTTTAAAAAAATTAACAGTTAAATTATGATTAATAGATTATAAAAGGTTTAATTTTAAAATTAAATGGTAAATGATTTTTAAAATGTATTTTAAGAGTAAATATTTCTAATATATAATCATAATGCACATATAAGTAAATTCACTATTTGCAATATCTTTTAATGTAGATTCTACAATTTTTTCATCATCATAACTTAAACGTTCACAGACAACTACTTTTCTACTTTCAGATATTCCATTATCTAATAAAAATTGCGCCATATCTTTAACTTTTTTAGAAGGTAGTGCAATTGTTGTTTTACTATTATTTATAACTTCCAATATGTCTTCAGTATTTTCTCTTCCGTGGAATGTCATAATATTTGCATTATCCCATTGTATGTGGTTACGGGCAGCAGCTAGTTGAAGAGAACTGATTCCAGGTATTACTTCAATTTTTTCTTTTGGGAAATTTTTTTCACTAGCTATTCTTAAAACAGTATTTAAAACACCTGAAAATCCAGGGTCTCCTGTAGATAATATTGATACACTATTTCCTTCAATAGCTAAATCTACTCCTTTTTTAAGTTTATCTAATAAGTCTTTCACATTAAATGCAATTTTATTGTTAATGTTGTCAAATAATTCTATTGCTCTTGTACTTCCCACAGTGTAATCACTGGATTTTACTGTGTCAATAGCTTTTTTAGTTAAATATTCACTTGATCCTGGACCTATTCCAATTATAAAAATTTTATTTTCCATATTATTCCTCTTTTAATTTTTCCATTCCATTTTTTAAGAAATTGTATATTGATTTTGCTCCTATTAGTTCATTAGGACAATCCCAGTTAGATGGGTATAATATAAAGGGTTTAGTTTGAGTTCCACCAAGCCCTCCATGACTTCCAATTAATTCTTCAAATGCACAGATATCTCCACTTTCAGGGTCATAAAAACTGTTTACAAGAATATCTGGCATATGTTTAAATGTATTGTGTCTTTTAAGGTGTCTTGCAGCATTTTCACCAAAATTAGCTAGTGGATTTTCTCCAGTTATTTCATCATTTTCTAAATAATAAATTCCATTTTCTCCAATAACCATTCCACCATTAGTTATTGATTCAACTAATATGAATCCAATTCCAGGATGTTTTACAAGTCCAGGAATTAAGTCAGGGAATAATGTTATTATTTCTTCATAGGTTAATCTATTTTGCCATTGTGTTAAATAAATTAAACCTAAATTTCCAGAACCTAAAACGATTAATTCAGAGTCAGATGCTTTTTTAGTAGTATGTTGTGATGCTTCATGCCCTTTTATGTAATCTAAGCTATCATTATATTTTTTTCTAAGATTTTGTATTTGTTTATTTCCATATATTTCATCAATTTTGAAAAAATCCATACTTTTTTCTTTTAAGTTTTGTAAGGATTCATGTTCATTAAATAAATCATAGTCTTTTATACTATCTACTTTTTCTTTTATATTTTCAATAGATTCATTTTTAGGAATATATGAGTTTTTAAAGTGGTCTAAATCTTCGTCTATTTGTAATGATTTCATATCTTCTGGAAGGAATCTTCTTACAAAGTTACCTAATGTTATTCCATATCGTTGTTTAAATGTAGCTCCATTTCCCTGTCCATGGTCTGAAAGTATTACAAATTCATATGGTCTTTTAGAGATACTTGCTGCATTTTGTAAACGATTAATTTCTAAATCTATATCTTCTAAAACATCCCACACATCGTTATCTCGTATTCCTGAGTGGTGAGCTACTTCATCATACCCTACGTAAGTTGCATATGCTGCATTTATTTCTCCATTAAGCATATCTCCAACTAATGTTTCAGTTACTACTTCTCTTAAAAATACATTTCCTCCAGCTCTTAGAGTAGCATATACAATTCCTCTGTGCATTCTGGGATGTATATCCTTAACTTTGTGAACTATTTGAGATTTTAACTCTTTAAGAATATCCCATAAAAATAATACAAATACTCTTTGAAAGCTGTAAGAAGTGGTAAATACGGAATACCAGGTTTTATTGTATAATTTTTTAAGTTCTATAATTTTAGATGAAGTAAATATAAAATCGTCACTATCTCCACTAAACATATTAGCTCTACTGGCTCCTTTATTACTTAATAAACCATTACCGTTAGATACACTTTTTTCAATTATTGGAGCATGTGAAAAATTTGAGGAAACTATAATTTTATTGTTATTTTCTTTTTCAACCCATCTGTAAGCAATTATATTTTCAT contains:
- a CDS encoding cobalt-precorrin-7 (C(5))-methyltransferase, with the translated sequence MENKIFIIGIGPGSSEYLTKKAIDTVKSSDYTVGSTRAIELFDNINNKIAFNVKDLLDKLKKGVDLAIEGNSVSILSTGDPGFSGVLNTVLRIASEKNFPKEKIEVIPGISSLQLAAARNHIQWDNANIMTFHGRENTEDILEVINNSKTTIALPSKKVKDMAQFLLDNGISESRKVVVCERLSYDDEKIVESTLKDIANSEFTYMCIMIIY
- a CDS encoding Ig-like domain-containing protein, whose protein sequence is MIRKISMIGFIFLFIFLTGTVCATTAENETQTLNNNLEIPSEIQTKEAISSDNDISKPKTSTIISSPPVEMYYKDGSKLIATLTDNNNNMHHPISNAKVIININGINYTRITNSNGQAILSLNLESGEYIANVIFEGCDFYHSASSISKINIKSTINGGDLTKYYKNSSQYYAKFSDNHGNPIVNQEVNFNINGVFYTRTTNSNGLAKLNINLNPGHYIITAHNPKTNEEKSNKVTVLPTISANSNLVKYYKNKKAYSVYLHNPNGSYSKYTNVSFNINGVFYTRTSDNTGYASLNINLNPGHYIITAIHNNCLVSNNITVKSTIESKDLEMNYKDGSVFKAFITDNQGKPVGAGENITFNINGVFYNKITNLNSIASLNINLNPGEYIITTYHNNTQIGNKILIHNITNTSKELNNEFTYEIAIPNYVNVTLPKVEAKNNYSVKLGEKGIVKLPKYQIFEVNNGLKKFTLTNYVIENKTSVLINDKYIFIPFGKDKLKTGKTIRIQKDSGILIHSNENYTYIKYYNKAERHIGQFGVTINKEGKIAERINYIENGEIRASILFNTTGFDEYGIKYNLALANNLNPENSLNLNYVKLTNNKINPIKFTSTNKTINLNSNRENIIGDITNEKINTIFKTKNNLIEKVETITYGTHPKYNSNNNFEILQSYAIINSKVTSQDIENLAFGLDYLTSYTLKHTQGMFLAGLNTAFLSDINADQYSKYYNTSWQRTKTAVILGGINNDKLYLHIANPNMGLDVSGKNTTQIAEFKFVNSLLLSKIEQMVMSPVGDIYNANITSSFDEIINGLLKSEVSFVNKGDLLYILCENGDKSALIINTTTGIAKTVLFDDEFAYKGVTQKTDNSECTICIIPKLFEEVLNDELKNLEKYIIAHLDNSIGNILKNIQPTIKLSYTIGNIVLKIIGGSIGGAASVIIFPATFAILFQQGANTYRTTYVDEKDTHYWYSHFSASKPGYFQDTKVFLIPKEDGTTDYVEVHINPDNSLNRSQAKYISKGNTRNLSVSETYKYFDEESWTPFNVPQKLWKT
- a CDS encoding phage holin family protein, giving the protein MGKTNTTNINKAKTIITPIIIGITNILIIIAMSRINKDFVIGHWTNAIVIIVLLTFINALLWPIFTRILMRFFIVTFGIGALFLNGLMFYAVGYILPNVKISLGDALIATLITNIVTTLIFNLTNIDFYNNYIIQRLSKKINNKKIVKRKYPGLIMLEIDGLAKEILEEAIQNGHMPTLKKWIENKTHCLKGWETDLSSQTGASQAGILHGNNENIIAYRWVEKENNNKIIVSSNFSHAPIIEKSVSNGNGLLSNKGASRANMFSGDSDDFIFTSSKIIELKKLYNKTWYSVFTTSYSFQRVFVLFLWDILKELKSQIVHKVKDIHPRMHRGIVYATLRAGGNVFLREVVTETLVGDMLNGEINAAYATYVGYDEVAHHSGIRDNDVWDVLEDIDLEINRLQNAASISKRPYEFVILSDHGQGNGATFKQRYGITLGNFVRRFLPEDMKSLQIDEDLDHFKNSYIPKNESIENIKEKVDSIKDYDLFNEHESLQNLKEKSMDFFKIDEIYGNKQIQNLRKKYNDSLDYIKGHEASQHTTKKASDSELIVLGSGNLGLIYLTQWQNRLTYEEIITLFPDLIPGLVKHPGIGFILVESITNGGMVIGENGIYYLENDEITGENPLANFGENAARHLKRHNTFKHMPDILVNSFYDPESGDICAFEELIGSHGGLGGTQTKPFILYPSNWDCPNELIGAKSIYNFLKNGMEKLKEE